From the Vanessa cardui chromosome 8, ilVanCard2.1, whole genome shotgun sequence genome, the window AAATAGTGCAGTGACATCtcttattttactatatttataagactatatatattagaagttaaaatcaaaataagaatttaaaatcataagtCAATTTTTGTTTATGCACCTATATGTTATGAAATCctctataatatgtatgtaaattaatcACTAACTTTTAACCAATATATAACAAACCGGTACCAAATAAGGTACCGGTTTTTAGGCAATCATTTCATTAGTCCTAATACCCTTCATTAGGCAAACTTGTACCGCCCTCAATTCAAGACTACATAAGGTTTTAAGGCTTCATGttcataatgatatatatttatatatcaagatCATAACACTCCCATAGATTGGGATGTTTTAGATCTGATCTATACTTggataaatagttttaataaagtatatgtcatcaataaattaataattaatactgaACTTAATATGCTTTATAACAaatctacattaaaaaataattgttgataaTTTGAATGTTACTGAAATTCTGATTAGTATACTAAAATCCCAAAAAATTTGAGGCAGTTTTTGCCAATatcatacataaaatcattttattatttatgaatatcttCATATtgtagcatttatttattttcagaacCACAGTGGAGAAAAATCATAAATGTGCTAACGGTGTAATCATTGATCATACAAAGatttacacacatacatagCAAAGCTAATTAtactaaagtaatatttattcttagttaaggtttaaaataaaagtattatttataatccaCCAAGAGTATAACATCCAACACAACACAAGCATGAACACCATCATTCAGTGTGAATATATTAAAagcactttttattataaaaattatagcacaggtttattataattattcaaacttaaaaaaaacacttaaagtATTTTTGTGACGGTactctatatctatatctaaaaTAACCAGCTACACTTAACATATCTATTACAATCTCTTAAGTGATAAGCAATAATTATGTTAagtattagtttaattaattattttggttcCAATcaagaatacaatataaaaaaataaatatgttattgatGAAGAATTCTATAATTTAATcttttgttaaagtttttaataataaagcatTACTAAAATTGTACAAATGCATATTAATGACTACCCGTCCCAATTCtgaactaataaaattaaacctatATTTTATgcttaatctatacatacaataaaattggagtgtctgtccgtaatgttaaaattacagattttttacTGATTGACTAAATATAATACTGCATATATTTGTTACCATGTaccaattacaaaataatattttttttcaaattgtttctcttgtttgtttgtctgtctgtttgttccggattTTTGGGACTTTAACTGACAGatagctaatataataaggagtaatttagacTACAACAATAGGGTTTTCAAATGTTATTCATTCAAACGAGCACGATgccgcgggcacagctagtctaaaCTATTATTACAAATGCAATAGTAACTCTGCCTATCCGCTCCTCTTTCACGAGCAAGCCTCTTAAACTGAATTTGGTACAATTTCGtataaagcaagcttgaactccaaataAGGACCTAAGCTAATCATTATGTCTAACAGCTGACGACAAGGAGAGCGCAGCCGCAAACGacacagttttaaatatttttacaataattataactaatgcCCAGTCCGGTATAGTTCTATCGTAATTCGTATCCTCCCCGATTTCATCCTCCACGGTGATAAATTTTCAGAAACGATgcaaaaattgaattttatttataaacaccgatttttatgtttcaatttcatttaaaaaatccgCTTACATActgatatcatttttttataataaatttaggttattttgagatttttttaGAGGAATTCGTTTGGAGGTTTTCTTTCTCTGATATTATACTCATGGCACAAACTAAACTTTATCAAATGACAGGAACTATAACTTTATTATGATCCTTATACGAATTCAAAATGTTTCGTTCTattcagagtcggatttaaaggtctggagtcccccgggccacaaagcagtgggggccctagacaaacagaagcgtgaacaacctaataattatattatcatgaattaattactttttaatttcaatcactAAGCtacgatttatttacttgtatcgataacttttaaaatattaaataataacattattataatttgactatatctcggtatttgttaacttgctgaaaaatgtggcccccactaatgtgcagcccccagggcagttgccccggttgccctcccctaaatacggccctggttCTATTCACCAAACAAGTAGGATGAcaccttataattaaaaaagttcagTAATTTTTTGTTAATCTTCTGGAGGAATATAATCCGGAACGACTAGCAATACTTTTTCTCTCCATCTCAATTTTCTTGCGTCCTGCTCTCTCTTCAAAGCATTTAGTGCCGGTAATGTTCGCCAACAAgtaaacgttttaaataaaatattgctgaaataaaacaaatcaatgatACGAATATTCTTAAAATGACCAAAATTGACCGAAAAACCGGTTGAGCGTTACTGggtctgttttaaatattttttatagttcttTAAAATTTGGTACAGCTCTTGGTTAAATACGCATTGGTCTAAGAATTTCCtaaaatttcttacaatgcCTATGGATTATCGTGACGTATATACTATCACGGAACCCATTTGTCTGATTGGAAATTTCTTATTCATAATTTGTAGGTACTGAATCGAGTTATTGTAAAAAGAGCTTATGGTAAGtacatataacttttataagtACAGtacaacagtaacagcctgtaaatttcccactgctgggctaaggcctcctctcccactaaggagaaggcttgaaacatattgcaccacgctgttccaatgcgggttggtggaatgcacatgtggcagaatttcgatgaaattagacacatgcagatttcctcaccatgttttccttcaccgccgagtatgggatgaattataaacacaatttaacacatatatatagcggttcTTGCCTgcgcttgaacccgcaatcatcggttacgatgcacgcgttctaaccactgagccatctcaacTCAACTTCTATAAAGaatataacgaaaaaatattatcaatatatattgaaaatattttgttatgtttgtgCTCATTTATACCTGTTATAATACGTGACAGCCTTTTTCCATTTTACTTCAAATTCTTTCTTAACGACGTCAATGCCCTGGACGAATTTCCTAAATACTACTTGCGTTACATACAAATCATAATAATCTTCTGCGACTTGTTTTTTCAATACGTACTCATAATGGTTCTGTAACAAGAAAACTAGCATTAGGAGGTATGATATTTCTATAGATTTCCATACATTTCAATATGCATGAAACACATGTATGACCTTTTTAAAACCAGTAAAagcttttttcaataaatttttccTATTGAAGTCATCGGCTTTATAATTTCTATCGAACCACATGTCTTCAGTATACCACATccaatgtaaaaatacattctTCAGCAGCTGAAATCTGTAATGAGCTTTGGCTTTTTCGATGTTTTCATGTCTAATATCGATTAGTCTTCTTAATGGTCTTATTCCATATTTTATaaccaaatatttttcatagtgtAAATCTGCCATTACTATCAATGCCCTCAACTTTTCGACGtgttgtttttttcttatgttttcAATTCTTTCTCTCTTCCTTTTGTCTCTTAGTTCTTTGATCCTCTTcattttttcttctttatcAATCTCTAATTTCGCTAGTTCTGCCTGGaaagtataaaataagatttatatataaattgtaattcacTGCTTCTGATAAAGCCTGTTGACACTGCTTGATACTTTTGAAAAATCTTATCATCTTTACTTCTGGTTATCGgcgcaacaacaacaacaacagcctgtaaattcccactgctgggctaaaggcctcctctccctttgtggagaaggtttggaacatattccaccacgctgttccaatgggttggtggaatttaatgtggtagaatttcctcacgcgttctaaccactggggcatctcgacATGAGTCGAGACTATAAGATATAGGAAGAGATAACCATGAGGTTATCGGCATATCTCGGCCATAAAAAGCTCGAAGCTTTTGAAGTAAGAAAAACACTACCTCTAATACCATaactacatatacataaattatcagAGGTATTTTGAAGAGCtacttttcattattataatttcctaACTACCGAAAATGAAAAACTGCAATCTAATTACTCAACTGTGTAACACTTATTTACTacctgttgtttttgtttaatacgTTCCTCTTCTAGTTGTTTCCTTCTCTCTCGTATCAGTGCGTGTTTCTCTTCTCTTTCTCGTGCTCTTCTTTCCATCCTTTGAAGGAATTGCGGTACTTTCAAACAGTGCAGCACCAATGATGGTTCTGTAATAGttcacaattattataaacactataCTATGCGTctaaaaaataaactgttattttttttaaaccttcaaattcttttatttttagttcattcgtcaaacattttatttttggtttcaaATGTTTGTCAATCTCGTAGTAAGTTTTTCGAATGTCTTCGCGCATTTTATCAACTGAGTTTTGTGAAGATTCaatgattttgttatatttcagTTGTTCTATAACTTTATTCTGctcttctaatttatttttttgaagcgCAATTATGTGTTTTTGAACCTTGTACCTGTCAAATGTgtggaataataattattttataatgtaccaatatgacatattttttatttaagctacttttttatacctatgCTGATAGGTGTCATAATCTCGAACGCTAAATCTCGACTTAGGAGTGGATTCTGTTTCGTTAATTGCATTATTTTTCTTCCTAGAAAGTTTATCGAAAAAATTATTGAGTGTTTCCTGTCTCTGTTTTAAAGCAAAATTTTCTTTCCTAATTGAAACGTATAATTTCCATTTCTTTAtgtatttctttgaaatatatttttcgcgaacatttaatttttttcgtacGGAAGAAACATGTAAAAACTTTACTAAATCCTCTGATTGAAAATTATATGGTAGCTCTAATTGATTTGAAGTTTTATCCTGTGTGAAACATTGACTGGAATCTCCATATAAGTTTTTGTCTTGTTCTACAACATCATCGGACGCAGTATTATCATCCATATCCGAATTGATGGCCATCATTATCAACAAAGATTGTAGGTCACGTTTAACTTCATTTAACGGTGGCGCTGAGTTATTgttacttattacatttttttgttcaatattcTTCACGATACCCTCATTCAGTGCATTTTTCAAAACATCTTTTGCTTTTAACTCTTTATCGACAAAATcagtattaatttcatttttatttctgtctATGTCCAATCTGTTTGAGTGAGTACCTCTAAAACTACGAGTGCAATTCGTATTTTCGAGTAATTTAGGTTTCTCCTTTACCTCTAATTTAAAGTCGACATCGTTTTCTATCGCTAAATTTACTTTAGCATCCGATGACTGTTTTAAGAATAATGCTATTTCATCGTCTATCAATTGGTTGTCTCCGCTAGTAGGCGGGAAATAATTTAGTTTCTTTTGTGATAGAGATTGTATTACACTAATTTTT encodes:
- the LOC124531791 gene encoding golgin subfamily A member 6-like protein 22, whose amino-acid sequence is MAINSDMDDNTASDDVVEQDKNLYGDSSQCFTQDKTSNQLELPYNFQSEDLVKFLHVSSVRKKLNVREKYISKKYIKKWKLYVSIRKENFALKQRQETLNNFFDKLSRKKNNAINETESTPKSRFSVRDYDTYQHRYKVQKHIIALQKNKLEEQNKVIEQLKYNKIIESSQNSVDKMREDIRKTYYEIDKHLKPKIKCLTNELKIKEFEEPSLVLHCLKVPQFLQRMERRAREREEKHALIRERRKQLEEERIKQKQQAELAKLEIDKEEKMKRIKELRDKRKRERIENIRKKQHVEKLRALIVMADLHYEKYLVIKYGIRPLRRLIDIRHENIEKAKAHYRFQLLKNVFLHWMWYTEDMWFDRNYKADDFNRKNLLKKAFTGFKKNHYEYVLKKQVAEDYYDLYVTQVVFRKFVQGIDVVKKEFEVKWKKAVTYYNSNILFKTFTCWRTLPALNALKREQDARKLRWREKVLLVVPDYIPPED